A window of the Roseburia sp. 831b genome harbors these coding sequences:
- the tnpB gene encoding IS66 family insertion sequence element accessory protein TnpB, giving the protein MKQFDYTEKWKELLTPEIVGYLTTIHEYKGEQRLIAERHADVLESLVEVAKIQSTESSNKIEGIYTSDERLKKIVLDKTMPKTRNEREIAGYRDVLNTIHENFTHIPIRDTFILQIHRDLYKFEKGNFVWPRNESEVRALTSQQFRWLMEGLTIFPKKTVQEIRPPEHMA; this is encoded by the coding sequence ATGAAACAATTTGATTACACAGAAAAATGGAAAGAATTGCTTACACCTGAGATTGTTGGGTATCTAACAACAATTCATGAATACAAGGGTGAACAGCGTTTAATTGCGGAGCGCCATGCTGATGTATTAGAAAGTCTTGTTGAGGTGGCTAAGATTCAAAGTACAGAGAGTTCTAATAAAATTGAGGGGATTTATACTTCTGATGAACGTTTGAAGAAGATTGTTTTGGATAAGACAATGCCAAAGACAAGAAATGAGCGTGAGATTGCAGGATACAGGGATGTGCTTAATACAATACACGAGAATTTTACTCACATTCCAATCCGTGATACATTTATATTACAAATTCATAGGGATTTGTATAAATTTGAGAAAGGGAACTTCGTGTGGCCAAGAAATGAATCCGAAGTACGAGCACTTACCAGTCAGCAATTTCGTTGGCTCATGGAAGGTCTAACAATTTTTCCAAAGAAAACGGTTCAAGAGATCCGACCGCCAGAACATATGGCATAA
- the tnpC gene encoding IS66 family transposase encodes MAMEYTEEQLNNFDKATLIQLFLAQQSQLKDIDRKLQLLLEQVAVLNNNRFGKSSEKLDVDNQISFLEVDGNIVYFNEAEAVAALECSEEEETSKPHSKKKKGKRAADIKGLPIVPVEHKMTEDELIDEFGEDGWYQLEDEVYHRYRFTPMKIEIEEHHVGVYKSKKDNHFKKADHPAYLLRNSLVSPSLLAGIWNAKYVNAAPLYRQEQEFQRMGLNIDRADMAHWTILCAERYLSIFYDYLHEKMYDYHVLQADETPVLVSKENRTTGNKHYMWVYRTGKMYLNKQIILYEYQPSRNASHPRAFLKDFQGICLTDGYQVYHTIEKEREDLKIAGCWAHARRRFDEAVKALPKANQKMSLAYLALKQIQAIYREENKLGDMNPDERLKHRQLTVKPLVDAYFAWAKQNLMSVPPKSKTANGFTYSLNQEKYLRTFLEDGEVPIDNNSAEQAIRPFCVGKKNWVMIDTIAGAEASAIIYSIAETAKANDLKPYNYFEYLLTEIPKHMDDHDASFCEDLLPWSDKLPKECRKQL; translated from the coding sequence ATGGCGATGGAATATACAGAAGAACAATTGAATAATTTTGACAAGGCTACCCTTATTCAACTGTTTTTGGCACAACAATCACAACTCAAAGATATTGATCGGAAACTGCAACTGTTGTTGGAACAGGTCGCTGTATTGAACAATAACCGTTTTGGGAAGTCATCTGAGAAACTTGATGTAGATAACCAGATCAGCTTCTTAGAGGTTGATGGCAATATCGTTTATTTTAATGAAGCAGAAGCTGTTGCAGCCCTTGAATGCTCAGAGGAAGAAGAAACATCGAAACCTCATAGTAAAAAGAAAAAGGGGAAACGCGCTGCTGACATCAAAGGTCTTCCAATCGTTCCGGTTGAACACAAGATGACGGAAGACGAGTTAATCGACGAATTCGGAGAAGATGGCTGGTATCAGCTTGAAGATGAAGTATACCATCGCTATCGTTTTACCCCAATGAAGATTGAAATCGAAGAACATCACGTTGGCGTGTATAAATCTAAAAAGGACAATCATTTCAAAAAGGCAGATCATCCTGCTTATTTACTAAGAAACAGTCTTGTTTCACCATCTTTGCTAGCAGGCATTTGGAATGCCAAATATGTTAATGCAGCACCTCTTTATCGTCAGGAACAGGAATTCCAAAGAATGGGTCTTAACATCGATCGCGCGGATATGGCTCATTGGACCATTCTATGTGCAGAGAGATATCTCTCAATCTTTTATGATTATCTGCACGAGAAAATGTATGACTATCATGTCTTACAAGCAGATGAGACTCCGGTTCTTGTTTCAAAAGAAAACAGAACTACCGGAAATAAGCATTACATGTGGGTATACCGTACAGGAAAGATGTATCTGAATAAGCAGATCATCTTGTACGAGTACCAACCATCTCGTAATGCCAGTCATCCACGAGCTTTTCTTAAAGATTTTCAAGGAATTTGTCTGACGGATGGCTATCAGGTCTACCATACGATTGAAAAAGAACGCGAAGACCTGAAAATCGCTGGGTGCTGGGCACATGCAAGACGTCGCTTCGATGAGGCTGTTAAGGCTCTACCAAAGGCAAACCAGAAAATGTCTCTTGCATATCTGGCATTGAAGCAAATCCAAGCAATCTATCGCGAGGAGAACAAGCTTGGGGACATGAATCCGGATGAACGCCTGAAACATCGTCAGTTGACTGTAAAGCCACTGGTGGATGCTTATTTTGCATGGGCAAAACAGAATCTCATGTCTGTTCCGCCGAAGAGTAAGACAGCAAATGGATTTACTTACTCCTTGAATCAGGAAAAGTATTTGAGAACATTCCTTGAAGATGGAGAAGTGCCAATCGATAACAATTCGGCAGAACAGGCAATTCGGCCATTCTGTGTAGGCAAGAAAAACTGGGTTATGATTGATACCATCGCAGGGGCAGAAGCAAGTGCAATCATTTACAGCATTGCAGAAACTGCAAAGGCTAACGATCTAAAACCTTATAATTACTTTGAATATCTTCTGACAGAGATTCCAAAGCACATGGATGACCATGATGCAAGTTTTTGTGAAGATCTGCTTCCTTGGTCAGACAAGCTACCAAAGGAATGCAGAAAGCAACTTTAA
- a CDS encoding methyl-accepting chemotaxis protein, protein MKNMKVRTKLNLILVLVIFLVAFGSVVSIKDLEDVKDKALETMDASSRQSYDDSIKEQVGVVISLLSEINDAYKAGTYTLDEAKKIAADEVRQMRYGETGYFWIDQSDGTNVVLLGSDTEGTNRMETEDANGYKMVKEIIRVAVEDGGGYTDYVFPKEGETKPSPKRSYSEYFEPFDWVVGTGNYTDYIDTAIEKQDKVFSSYAMKKAITLIGACVAMLVVVAVLVFMIAQDITKSLKKVVAEIEVIAGGNFAHRMRTNMMKRKDDFGQLAGTLETMRESICGLLSQVKIEAANIDTVVEAMDSSISNLNGEIEDVSATTEQLAASTEETAASTEQINSMTQQIDGAAKEIAIRAQDGATEAEEIHKRAAQTKEATVENRQKVQTMLGEIRGRLEQALEEAKVVEQIGVLADSILAITGQTNLLALNASIEAARAGEAGKGFAVVAEEIRVLAEQSKDAVANIQAVTENVDNAVANLANDSNRLLDFVDTDIVKSFDDFEKMADDYNMDASKINDLVSDFSATSEELVASISNITEAIEGITSASNDSAAGTTNIAQKTVSIAGGSAEVMKGVKTAEASAGELRKSVSNFVIEE, encoded by the coding sequence ATGAAGAATATGAAGGTAAGAACCAAGCTAAATCTGATACTGGTTCTGGTTATTTTTCTTGTGGCTTTTGGGAGTGTTGTTTCCATCAAGGATTTGGAAGATGTGAAAGATAAAGCATTGGAGACAATGGATGCATCATCCCGTCAGAGTTATGATGATTCAATTAAAGAGCAGGTGGGCGTGGTTATTTCCCTGTTGTCGGAGATTAATGACGCATATAAAGCGGGAACTTATACGCTGGATGAAGCCAAGAAAATTGCGGCAGATGAGGTTCGGCAGATGCGTTACGGAGAGACAGGTTACTTTTGGATTGATCAGTCAGATGGAACAAATGTAGTTCTGCTTGGCAGCGATACCGAGGGAACGAACCGTATGGAGACAGAGGATGCAAACGGATACAAGATGGTGAAAGAAATCATACGTGTAGCAGTGGAAGATGGTGGAGGATACACAGATTATGTATTTCCTAAAGAAGGAGAGACTAAACCTTCACCGAAGCGTTCCTACAGTGAGTATTTTGAACCATTTGACTGGGTGGTCGGTACTGGAAATTATACCGATTATATTGATACTGCCATTGAAAAGCAGGACAAGGTATTTTCAAGCTATGCAATGAAAAAGGCAATCACACTGATTGGGGCATGTGTTGCAATGCTTGTGGTTGTTGCAGTGCTTGTTTTCATGATCGCACAGGATATTACAAAGTCACTTAAGAAAGTTGTAGCAGAGATTGAAGTGATTGCAGGTGGTAATTTTGCGCATAGAATGCGGACCAATATGATGAAACGGAAAGATGATTTCGGACAGCTGGCAGGAACACTTGAGACAATGAGGGAATCAATATGCGGATTGCTTTCCCAGGTAAAGATAGAGGCAGCAAATATTGATACAGTTGTGGAAGCAATGGATAGCAGTATATCAAATCTGAATGGGGAAATTGAGGATGTGTCTGCGACAACCGAGCAGCTTGCTGCAAGTACTGAAGAAACTGCCGCATCGACAGAACAGATCAACAGTATGACTCAGCAGATTGATGGTGCAGCGAAAGAGATTGCGATACGTGCACAGGATGGGGCTACGGAAGCAGAAGAAATTCATAAGAGGGCAGCACAGACGAAGGAAGCAACGGTGGAGAATCGACAGAAAGTTCAGACGATGCTCGGAGAAATCAGGGGAAGGCTGGAGCAGGCACTTGAAGAGGCAAAGGTTGTGGAACAGATCGGCGTGCTTGCTGATTCTATCCTTGCGATTACCGGACAGACTAATCTGCTTGCACTGAATGCATCCATTGAGGCAGCACGTGCTGGCGAGGCCGGAAAGGGATTTGCAGTTGTTGCAGAGGAAATCCGGGTATTGGCAGAGCAGTCTAAAGATGCCGTGGCAAATATTCAGGCCGTGACGGAAAATGTGGATAATGCAGTAGCAAATCTTGCAAATGACTCTAATCGTCTGTTGGATTTTGTAGATACAGATATTGTGAAGAGTTTTGATGATTTTGAGAAAATGGCAGATGATTATAATATGGATGCATCTAAAATTAATGATCTGGTATCGGATTTTAGTGCAACCTCAGAAGAATTGGTAGCATCAATTTCCAATATTACAGAGGCGATTGAAGGAATTACCTCCGCATCAAATGACAGTGCTGCAGGTACAACAAATATTGCGCAAAAAACCGTTTCTATTGCAGGCGGATCGGCAGAAGTCATGAAAGGTGTTAAGACAGCAGAGGCTTCGGCAGGAGAACTCCGCAAGAGTGTAAGCAACTTTGTAATTGAAGAATAA
- a CDS encoding ABC transporter permease, translating to MIGVYFAGFYVIFYNFNSIAGWNKYEVLFMFTTSWLSYSFSCFFFWSPMRDIGELVHSGKFDLYLTRPISPFTYLVLQQFQYTFLPRLFFSIYFWIYSLQRLQIHWTATRIIYYSFNLLSGFIIFSAITVITGTISFWTVKSEEIVSLLTDNNYGLKNFCDYPVKIYSKEMQLVLTFIIPYALTGYYPVANLLEKNLPHLWIAHISPIIALIIAIIAYNFWHIGIKHYGSTGA from the coding sequence TTGATTGGTGTATATTTTGCAGGATTTTATGTTATATTTTATAATTTCAACAGTATTGCTGGTTGGAACAAATATGAAGTTCTTTTTATGTTTACAACAAGCTGGTTGTCCTATTCTTTTAGTTGTTTCTTTTTCTGGAGCCCAATGCGAGATATCGGTGAATTGGTTCACAGTGGAAAATTTGATTTATATTTAACTCGTCCTATAAGTCCTTTTACATATTTAGTTTTGCAGCAATTCCAATATACATTTTTACCACGATTATTTTTCTCTATATATTTTTGGATATATAGTCTACAAAGACTTCAAATCCACTGGACTGCAACAAGGATTATATATTATAGTTTCAACCTCCTTTCTGGTTTTATTATATTTTCCGCAATTACAGTCATTACCGGAACAATTAGCTTTTGGACAGTAAAAAGTGAAGAAATTGTTTCCTTATTAACAGATAATAATTATGGACTCAAAAACTTTTGTGATTATCCAGTAAAAATTTATTCAAAAGAAATGCAGTTAGTACTTACTTTTATTATACCTTATGCACTTACCGGATATTATCCTGTTGCAAACCTGCTTGAAAAAAATTTGCCACATTTATGGATTGCCCATATTTCACCTATTATTGCTTTAATCATAGCAATAATTGCATACAATTTTTGGCATATTGGAATAAAACATTACGGAAGCACCGGCGCATAA
- a CDS encoding bacterial transcriptional activator domain-containing protein has protein sequence MALNASSTGTKVELLKKAVDLYNGDLLRSASSEHWIIGQSVHYQHRYIGAVTELLKTLHEDQDYHCVHRYAAKALAIVPHSADIYYWLIHAIHTQGHTEIARSELRTAKNHLLEEDYELLANRLAVEENMT, from the coding sequence ATGGCGCTAAATGCTTCATCGACAGGGACAAAAGTGGAATTGCTGAAAAAGGCTGTTGATCTTTATAATGGAGATTTACTTCGTTCTGCCAGTTCAGAGCATTGGATTATAGGACAGTCTGTACATTATCAGCATCGCTATATTGGTGCAGTGACAGAGCTTTTGAAAACGCTACATGAGGATCAGGATTATCATTGCGTCCATCGTTATGCGGCAAAGGCACTGGCGATTGTTCCGCATAGCGCAGATATTTATTACTGGCTGATTCATGCGATACATACGCAAGGGCATACAGAGATTGCCAGAAGTGAACTGCGGACAGCAAAAAATCATCTGCTTGAGGAAGATTATGAGCTGCTGGCAAATAGATTAGCTGTGGAAGAGAATATGACGTAA
- a CDS encoding IS1182 family transposase, with amino-acid sequence MKINNIIYSNPKQAVLPILIQDYLDICDPVLTFDRFMGEIELEKYLKNIPQHHTGRLRYDPVSMLKTVLFGFMENGYISLRELEDQCKVNLRFMYLMDHQTPSYRTFGYFINEVIADSIEDIFQDINKKIFETEHVDLQHLYIDGSKFEANANKYSWVWKKSTEKSRYRLFDKITTLFQEINEELSCTGIKFCINSEYAPEYLKEAAEQYAKAWQMDKTMFVHGRGHRKTTQQRHYEKLSEYAAKLEEYVEKIRICGEDRNSYSKTDHSATFMRIKTDYMGNDQLLPAYNVQVGVADEYIAVVDVNQYRSDMDCFVPLMNKFYTTYGFYPKYPVADAGYGSYNNYIFCEQHGMEKYMKFPMFKKETTDKKYQEDPFRAVNFPIGKDGIMRCPNGKKFYLQYRKNVKGNKYGRQEEIYQCEDCSGCPYAEHCKKTDKNRTVRINRELTAMHQEVIGNLESIQGALLRMNRSIQAEGTFGIIKNDRWYKRIVRRGIKSVLLEVFLVSIGHNLYKYHNKHEKNVTAA; translated from the coding sequence ATGAAAATTAATAACATAATCTATTCTAACCCAAAACAGGCAGTTTTGCCAATACTAATTCAAGATTATCTGGACATTTGTGATCCGGTGCTGACATTTGACAGATTTATGGGAGAAATCGAACTGGAGAAATATCTGAAAAATATTCCGCAACATCATACAGGAAGACTCAGATATGACCCGGTCAGCATGCTGAAGACAGTTTTGTTCGGATTTATGGAGAACGGCTATATATCATTGCGTGAGCTGGAGGATCAGTGCAAAGTCAATCTCCGCTTCATGTATCTCATGGATCATCAAACACCTTCTTACCGCACCTTCGGCTACTTCATTAACGAAGTAATTGCTGATTCCATTGAAGATATATTTCAGGACATAAACAAAAAAATCTTCGAGACAGAACATGTGGACCTCCAACATCTATATATCGATGGCTCCAAATTTGAAGCAAATGCGAATAAATACTCCTGGGTATGGAAAAAATCAACAGAAAAATCCAGATACCGCCTCTTTGATAAAATCACAACACTCTTTCAGGAAATCAATGAGGAACTGTCATGTACCGGTATAAAGTTTTGTATCAATAGTGAATATGCACCAGAGTATCTGAAAGAAGCCGCAGAACAGTATGCAAAAGCCTGGCAGATGGATAAAACGATGTTTGTTCATGGCAGGGGACATCGAAAAACCACGCAGCAGCGCCATTATGAGAAACTCAGTGAGTATGCTGCCAAGCTGGAAGAATACGTGGAAAAAATCAGGATCTGTGGAGAAGACCGCAACAGCTACTCAAAAACAGATCATTCGGCTACTTTTATGCGAATCAAGACAGACTACATGGGAAATGACCAGCTGCTTCCGGCTTATAATGTACAGGTCGGTGTTGCAGATGAGTACATTGCTGTTGTTGATGTAAATCAGTACCGCTCAGATATGGATTGTTTTGTTCCGCTGATGAACAAATTTTATACTACATATGGCTTCTATCCGAAGTATCCAGTAGCGGATGCCGGATATGGTTCTTACAACAATTACATCTTTTGTGAGCAGCATGGAATGGAAAAATATATGAAGTTTCCCATGTTCAAGAAAGAGACTACTGACAAAAAGTATCAAGAAGATCCATTTCGTGCAGTAAATTTCCCAATCGGGAAAGACGGAATCATGCGTTGCCCAAATGGGAAAAAATTTTATCTTCAGTACCGTAAAAACGTAAAGGGAAACAAGTATGGACGCCAGGAAGAAATATACCAGTGTGAAGACTGTTCTGGATGTCCATACGCTGAACACTGTAAAAAGACAGATAAAAACCGCACCGTTCGGATTAACCGTGAACTTACAGCGATGCATCAGGAAGTGATTGGAAATCTCGAAAGTATCCAGGGAGCACTTCTGAGGATGAACAGATCCATCCAGGCAGAGGGCACATTTGGTATCATAAAAAACGACCGTTGGTACAAAAGAATTGTCCGAAGAGGAATAAAATCTGTCCTGCTTGAAGTATTTCTTGTTTCTATTGGACACAATCTTTATAAATATCACAATAAACATGAAAAAAATGTAACAGCCGCATAG
- a CDS encoding PadR family transcriptional regulator translates to MNSKIKRIYVPMTESGFYILFCLQQPQHGYGISQQVRQMTGGELIISAGTMYGTLSKMEKDGLIDFESEEEKRKLYRITELGKEILHLEIKRIERLYKNSKGEEINE, encoded by the coding sequence ATGAATAGTAAAATAAAAAGGATTTATGTACCTATGACAGAAAGCGGTTTTTACATTTTGTTCTGTCTCCAACAACCTCAGCATGGCTACGGAATTAGTCAACAGGTCAGGCAAATGACAGGTGGAGAGTTAATCATTAGTGCAGGAACAATGTATGGAACGCTTTCTAAAATGGAAAAAGATGGCTTAATTGATTTTGAGAGTGAGGAGGAAAAAAGAAAGCTTTATCGAATTACCGAACTTGGAAAAGAAATCTTACATCTTGAAATTAAACGTATAGAGCGATTGTATAAGAATAGCAAAGGAGAGGAAATAAATGAATAA
- a CDS encoding DUF2812 domain-containing protein, with protein MNNKKTVIRFFTIADYEDEEIWLHNQHMNGWKLVKMIPPCFFIFEKCTPAEVAYRLDYKNNSETSNYFQIFRDYGWEYIGRCVGWLYFRKPSTEMDSERDGEIFSDNESRIEMIDHVVKTRLLPILIIFLCCVLPNFIRSIETNDPLTTVFTVFLAIMTLLYSYLIVYCGLKLRKLRKKYRND; from the coding sequence ATGAATAACAAAAAAACTGTAATACGCTTTTTTACCATTGCAGATTATGAAGATGAAGAAATTTGGTTGCATAATCAGCATATGAATGGTTGGAAACTGGTAAAAATGATTCCCCCTTGTTTCTTTATTTTTGAAAAGTGTACGCCAGCGGAAGTAGCGTACCGACTGGATTATAAAAATAATTCGGAAACCAGTAACTATTTCCAAATTTTTAGGGATTACGGTTGGGAATATATTGGCCGTTGTGTTGGATGGCTGTATTTTCGTAAACCGTCAACAGAGATGGATTCCGAGCGTGATGGCGAAATATTTTCCGATAATGAATCAAGAATAGAAATGATCGACCATGTGGTAAAAACTCGTTTACTTCCAATTTTAATAATCTTTCTATGCTGCGTTCTTCCTAATTTTATAAGAAGCATAGAAACCAATGACCCACTTACAACCGTGTTCACCGTGTTTTTGGCAATCATGACCCTGCTATATAGTTATCTGATTGTTTATTGTGGTTTGAAATTGCGAAAATTAAGGAAAAAATATAGAAATGATTAA